From a single Acidobacteriota bacterium genomic region:
- a CDS encoding prepilin-type N-terminal cleavage/methylation domain-containing protein, whose amino-acid sequence MAWRPIARGWHRAANAKGYSLVELLLAMTVGLILMGSALLVTRQTTRASNVLLDGSATQEEVQFVIEWITTALRSAGANPYMITTGACPAAGTVFTPIQLDPNGTGLADNVRIEADINPPNGLLGGAAGACNEGGEDLTIAHNLANLTITKRDNNLDQAAVVMTDRVISSLRFTYLNAQRVATAVPTQVAYVQVSVTGQTITRDEYRNAPTTYTLTSEVRLRLR is encoded by the coding sequence ATGGCATGGCGACCCATCGCGCGGGGATGGCACCGGGCGGCCAATGCCAAGGGCTATTCCCTTGTCGAGTTGTTGCTGGCGATGACGGTTGGCCTCATCCTGATGGGTTCGGCGCTGCTGGTCACGCGGCAGACGACACGAGCGTCGAACGTCCTGCTCGATGGATCGGCCACGCAGGAGGAAGTCCAGTTTGTCATCGAGTGGATTACCACGGCGCTGCGGTCGGCAGGCGCCAACCCATATATGATCACGACCGGCGCGTGTCCGGCGGCAGGCACCGTGTTCACGCCCATTCAGCTCGATCCGAACGGCACCGGACTCGCCGACAACGTCCGGATCGAGGCAGACATCAATCCACCCAACGGTCTGCTTGGCGGCGCCGCGGGCGCGTGCAACGAGGGCGGCGAAGACCTCACGATTGCTCACAACCTCGCGAACCTCACCATCACGAAACGCGACAACAACCTCGATCAAGCCGCAGTGGTGATGACCGACCGCGTGATCTCATCGTTGCGCTTCACCTATCTCAACGCGCAGCGCGTGGCGACGGCGGTGCCGACGCAGGTGGCGTACGTCCAAGTCTCGGTGACGGGCCAGACTATCACTCGCGACGAGTATCGCAACGCGCCGACGACGTACACGTTGACCTCCGAGGTTCGACTCCGGCTGAGGTGA